A section of the Aricia agestis chromosome 4, ilAriAges1.1, whole genome shotgun sequence genome encodes:
- the LOC121725942 gene encoding uncharacterized protein LOC121725942 gives MVVKLSPAALYADAYPALAKSRGRQPDCERRQKQCALPALVEDDSEAEAMEDVQDHKYILHAEVLRRQKSISPARRERMRRQLALPSLSEDEEP, from the coding sequence ATGGTCGTGAAACTATCTCCCGCCGCCCTGTACGCGGACGCTTACCCCGCGCTGGCCAAGTCCCGCGGCCGGCAGCCAGACTGCGAGAGGCGGCAGAAACAGTGTGCTCTGCCCGCCCTCGTCGAGGACGACTCGGAGGCTGAAGCGATGGAGGACGTCCAGGATCACAAGTACATCCTGCACGCCGAAGTCTTGCGGCGCCAGAAGTCCATCTCGCCGGCGCGCCGCGAGAGGATGCGGCGACAGCTGGCTCTGCCGTCGCTGTCGGAGGACGAGGAGCCCTGA